In Calonectris borealis chromosome 22, bCalBor7.hap1.2, whole genome shotgun sequence, one genomic interval encodes:
- the LOC142092151 gene encoding uncharacterized protein LOC142092151, with product MSCGTKSSTSTTRISSGGGGIGGCSGGGGGGGSSCGVRKSGGYSSVSTRKYTSSGGSGGFSGRSFGGGVSRNTYGGGFSSGSCGRISRSSYGGRMSGGSYGGSYGGGMGCGSMGGGFGSGGGGFGGMGGGYGAGLGGGSFGGGGYSGGGFSGFGGSGGFGGGSFGGGGYGGGSFGGVGFGEDAGLLSTNEKLTMQNLNDRLASYLDNVRRLEDENSQLEQLIREWYKNQGPTSTRDYSQYYRTIEELQNQIVGANVDLNKILLDIDNTRMTVDDFRLKYETECTLHQSVASDINGLRPLLDQLTLARSDLETQFESLKEELIYLKKNHEEEMKGLQTQSGGDVNVEVNATPGINLMEKLNEMRCEYERLIENNRREVESWYETKMEEVNQQVHSSGQEIQSSNQQISELRREYQSLEIELQSQISMVDSLQSNLEDTERRYNMQLQQIQGMIGPLEEELASIRCEMESQNEEYKMLLGIKTRLEQEIAQYRTLLEEGQQDLVMPAGGMGGGMGGGMGGGMGSGRIGGGGYSSGGGRGGGGSSMSGGYGGGGISSSSGMGGGMGGGSCGGGMGGGSGGIGGGSGGACSSVVGGGGRISGGVSGSHSYSSSSQSQSCRTGGESQGYGRKSFD from the exons AGAAAATACACCTCTTCTGGAGGAAGTGGAGGCTTTTCTGGGAGAAGCTTTGGTGGAGGAGTTTCCAGGAACACCTATGGAGGGGGCTTCAGCAGTGGCAGTTGTGGAAGGATTAGCCGCAGTAGCTATGGTGGGAGAATGAGTGGTGGTAGTTATGGTGGTAGTTATGGAGGAGGAATGGGCTGTGGAAGTATGGGAGGAGGATTTGGATCAggtgggggtggttttgggggaatGGGAGGTGGTTATGGAGCTGGCCTCGGTGGAGGTAGTTTTGGCGGTGGTGGATATAGTGGAGGTGGATTTAGTGGCTTCGGGGGTAGTGGTGGCTTTGGTGGTGGCAGCTTTGGTGGTGGTGGCTATGGTGGAGGTAGTTTTGGTGGAGTGGGGTTTGGTGAAGATGCTGGCTTGCTCTCCACAAATGAAAAGTTGACCATGCAGAACCTTAACGATCGCCTGGCTTCTTACTTGGATAATGTGCGACGCTTGGAGGACGAAAATAGTCAACTTGAACAACTGATCAGGGAGTGGTATAAAAATCAAGGTCCCACTTCTACCAGAGACTACAGCCAATATTACAGAACAATTGAAGAACTGCAAAACCAG ATTGTTGGTGCAAATGTGGACCTTAACAAGATCCTTCTTGACATTGACAACACCAGAATGACTGTGGATGACTTCAGATTGAA GTATGAAACTGAATGTACTCTCCACCAGAGTGTGGCAAGTGATATTAATGGATTACGTCCACTTTTGGATCAACTGACTCTAGCCAGATCTGACTTGGAGACACAGTTTGAATCCCTAAAAGAGGAATTGATCTATCTCAAGAAGAACCAtgaagag gaaatgaaagGACTGCAAACACAATCTGGTGGTGATGTCAATGTGGAGGTCAATGCTACTCCTGGCATTAATTTgatggaaaaattaaatgaaatgcgTTGTGAATACGAACGGCTTATTGAGAACAACCGGAGAGAGGTGGAAAGCTGGTATGAAACCAAG ATGGAAGAAGTTAATCAACAAGTCCACTCAAGTGGCCAGGAGATACAATCAAGCAACCAACAGATCTCTGAGCTGAGACGTGAATATCAAAGCCTGGAAATAGAGCTGCAGTCGCAAATCAGCATG GTAGACTCTTTGCAGTCCAACTTGGAAGACACAGAACGTCGCTACAACATGCAGCTGCAGCAGATCCAGGGTATGATCGGCCCCTTGGAGGAGGAGCTGGCCAGCATCCGCTGTGAGATGGAGAGTCAGAATGAAGAGTACAAGATGCTCCTGGGCATCAAGACCCGCCTGGAACAGGAGATTGCTCAGTACCGGACACTGCTTGAGGAAGGACAGCAAGACCTTGT aaTGCCAGCAGGAGGAATGGGAGGAGGCATGGGAGGAGGCATGGGAGGAGGCATGGGAAGTGGTAGAATAGGAGGTGGTGGCTATTcttctggaggaggaagaggaggaggaggtagcaGCATGAGTGGTGGATATGGAGGTGGTGGCATTTCCTCCAGCAGCGGAATGGGAGGAGGAATGGGAGGAGGAAGTTGTGGAGGAGGAATGGGAGGAGGAAGTGGAGGAATAGGAGGGGGAAGCGGCGGTGCATGCAGTAGTGttgttggaggaggaggaaggatctCAGGAGGCGTCAGCGGTTCCCACTCCTACTCTTCATCTTCCCAGTCTCAGTCCTGCAGGACTGGTGGTGAAAGCCAAG GCTATGGAAGAAAATCTTTTGACTAA